The Gammaproteobacteria bacterium genome has a segment encoding these proteins:
- the thiE gene encoding thiamine phosphate synthase, producing MSRQQPSSRLQGLYVITDSALLSDDQQLLHGVAAAIDGGACLVQYRDKSNDQQKRLRQSKMLLQLCRERHVPLLINDDLSLAAEVGADGVHLGRGDGSLQAARALLGEQAIIGLSCYNQLNLAEQAQQEGANYVAFGRFFNSQTKPQAPSVAREFLVQAKQKIYLPIVAIGGITPQNGGSLVAAGVDMLAVVHGVFSSPDIQATAQNYKQLFSE from the coding sequence ATGAGCCGACAGCAACCGAGTAGCCGCCTGCAGGGGCTGTATGTCATCACCGATAGCGCACTACTAAGCGATGACCAGCAGTTGCTGCATGGGGTTGCAGCGGCTATTGATGGTGGCGCTTGTTTGGTGCAATATCGGGATAAATCAAACGACCAGCAAAAGCGCCTACGCCAATCAAAAATGTTATTGCAGCTCTGCCGTGAACGGCATGTACCACTACTGATAAATGACGACCTCTCCCTAGCGGCAGAGGTGGGTGCTGATGGCGTACACTTAGGGCGCGGTGATGGCTCCCTGCAAGCGGCACGAGCGCTGTTGGGTGAGCAAGCGATCATTGGCCTCTCCTGTTACAATCAGCTAAATTTGGCTGAGCAGGCGCAGCAAGAGGGCGCAAACTACGTCGCTTTTGGGCGTTTTTTTAACTCTCAGACCAAGCCACAGGCACCCTCTGTTGCGCGAGAATTTCTGGTACAGGCCAAACAAAAAATTTATCTGCCAATCGTCGCTATTGGTGGCATCACCCCGCAAAATGGTGGCTCACTGGTAGCGGCTGGTGTTGATATGCTAGCGGTTGTTCACGGGGTATTCTCCTCCCCGGATATTCAAGCCACCGCACAAAACTATAAACAGCTTTTTTCAGAATAA
- a CDS encoding hydroxymethylpyrimidine/phosphomethylpyrimidine kinase, producing the protein MEEMSAVPIVMSFAGNDPTGGAGIVADIETLASMGCHCAPVITALTVQDSVNMVRFDAVEMDLLIEQARAVLEDMPVSCFKIGMLGSEDAVVAIHSILMDYPGIPVVLDPILRAGGGTQMADDELIEAMIELLFPLTTVLTPNSLEARRLAHEADTLDACAHELLDMGCEYVLLTGAHETTPEVVNRLYGNSRLMEKFSWGRLAESYHGSGCTLASAIAGMLAHGVEPFTAIHDAQDFAWQSLKNGHRLGMGQHMPNRFFWARGEDDEPTATE; encoded by the coding sequence ATGGAAGAGATGTCAGCCGTACCCATTGTGATGTCCTTTGCCGGCAATGATCCAACCGGGGGTGCCGGTATCGTCGCCGATATTGAAACCCTAGCCAGCATGGGTTGCCACTGTGCTCCGGTGATCACCGCATTGACCGTTCAAGACTCGGTTAATATGGTTCGCTTCGATGCCGTGGAGATGGATCTGCTGATAGAGCAGGCACGCGCTGTATTGGAAGATATGCCGGTGAGCTGCTTCAAAATTGGTATGCTCGGCAGTGAAGATGCGGTGGTTGCCATTCACTCTATCCTGATGGACTACCCCGGCATTCCGGTGGTGCTCGACCCCATTTTGCGCGCAGGTGGCGGCACACAAATGGCGGATGATGAACTCATTGAGGCGATGATCGAACTGCTGTTTCCACTGACCACCGTATTAACCCCCAATAGCCTCGAAGCACGTCGCCTTGCCCATGAGGCCGACACACTGGATGCCTGTGCCCATGAGCTGCTAGATATGGGGTGTGAATATGTACTACTGACCGGAGCACACGAAACAACCCCCGAGGTGGTGAACAGGCTCTATGGCAACAGCCGTTTGATGGAAAAGTTCAGCTGGGGGCGCTTGGCCGAAAGTTATCATGGTTCGGGCTGCACGCTCGCCTCAGCAATTGCCGGTATGCTGGCCCATGGTGTGGAGCCATTTACCGCGATTCATGATGCCCAGGATTTCGCCTGGCAATCACTGAAGAATGGTCACCGACTCGGCATGGGACAACATATGCCAAATCGCTTCTTCTGGGCGCGTGGAGAGGATGATGAGCCGACAGCAACCGAGTAG
- the hemJ gene encoding protoporphyrinogen oxidase HemJ produces MWEKALHIIVMTSWFAGLFYLPRIFVYHAMSDDPGSHANFKIMERKLYYFVTPWMILTLLLGGWMLWDYAWAAYADTWWLHAKLFLCLLLVVYHFICGHYVKVFAADKNTHSHKFYRWFNEAPVLLLVAIVILVVVKPGM; encoded by the coding sequence ATGTGGGAAAAAGCGTTACATATTATCGTCATGACCTCCTGGTTTGCCGGGCTCTTCTATCTACCGCGAATATTTGTCTATCACGCCATGAGTGATGACCCGGGGAGTCACGCAAATTTCAAGATAATGGAGCGTAAACTCTACTACTTTGTAACGCCGTGGATGATACTGACCCTTCTTTTAGGCGGCTGGATGTTATGGGATTACGCATGGGCTGCTTATGCAGACACGTGGTGGTTACATGCAAAACTCTTTTTATGCCTGCTGTTGGTGGTGTATCACTTTATCTGTGGCCACTACGTGAAGGTGTTTGCCGCCGATAAAAACACCCATAGCCACAAGTTCTACCGTTGGTTTAATGAGGCCCCCGTGTTGTTACTGGTGGCCATAGTGATTCTAGTTGTTGTAAAGCCGGGAATGTAG
- a CDS encoding DedA family protein has translation MNGNNVLWGLFISALLSSTLLPGGSEILLGYLVSQGEHNRWLLLGIATAGNTLGAIITLVMGILLAMGLLKNRPLTPRQQKTVSQLQRWGSPLLLLSWLPVVGDILCLMAGVLRLPVLMAILFITIGKGLRYYGIILISG, from the coding sequence ATGAATGGAAACAATGTGCTGTGGGGGCTGTTTATCAGCGCACTGCTCTCTTCGACACTGCTGCCGGGTGGCTCCGAAATACTGCTCGGTTATCTGGTCAGTCAAGGTGAACATAACCGTTGGTTGCTACTCGGTATCGCCACTGCGGGGAATACACTGGGGGCCATTATCACACTGGTGATGGGTATTTTGCTGGCAATGGGACTCCTCAAAAATCGCCCGCTGACACCCCGACAACAAAAAACTGTTAGCCAATTACAACGCTGGGGAAGCCCGCTGCTGTTGCTCTCGTGGCTACCTGTGGTGGGTGATATTTTGTGTTTGATGGCAGGCGTGTTGCGGCTGCCCGTTTTGATGGCAATCCTCTTCATCACTATCGGCAAGGGGTTGCGCTACTACGGAATTATTCTGATTAGCGGATAA
- a CDS encoding cyclic nucleotide-binding domain-containing protein, translating to MNDLPTFIDLETLQGLEPIASLSYGRVKELASRTPVETLPAGSTLFSEGDEDQKMIFVIDGEIRLHSNRGAQPRFIRAGMPESWNPVANHHPRQMSATTECSTEIIRIDIEEFDRILAWDQMAVTDENGEREAPSAGGSATAQMTQSATFENLPPANIEELFRRLQHIETKMGDVIIRQGDLGDYYWLLDQGEVKVARQMEPGGAEVELATLGAGATFGEEALISDNPRNASVTMLTDGRLRRLDKKDFIALLREPMVDWIALDQALAMLGDQGVFLDVRVAAEFKQGHLPQAVNSPLFELRQKVDDFDQSKHYICYCSTGRRSSAAAFLLKQSGFTSSVLKGGLSRVPASFIIR from the coding sequence ATGAATGATCTGCCAACTTTTATCGATCTGGAAACACTGCAGGGGCTGGAGCCTATCGCCTCACTCTCCTATGGGCGAGTTAAAGAGTTAGCCAGCCGTACTCCGGTTGAGACTTTGCCCGCAGGTAGCACCCTCTTTAGTGAGGGGGATGAGGATCAAAAAATGATCTTTGTGATTGATGGGGAGATTCGCCTACACTCCAATCGCGGCGCTCAACCGCGCTTTATCCGGGCGGGTATGCCAGAGTCCTGGAACCCTGTTGCCAACCACCACCCACGCCAAATGAGTGCCACCACCGAGTGCAGCACAGAAATCATTCGTATCGATATTGAAGAGTTTGACCGCATACTGGCGTGGGATCAAATGGCCGTCACCGATGAAAATGGTGAGCGTGAAGCGCCCAGTGCCGGTGGAAGCGCTACGGCACAAATGACGCAATCAGCTACCTTTGAAAACCTGCCCCCAGCTAATATTGAAGAGCTGTTCAGGCGTTTGCAGCATATCGAGACTAAAATGGGTGATGTGATTATCCGCCAGGGTGACCTTGGGGACTACTATTGGTTACTGGATCAAGGCGAAGTAAAGGTGGCACGCCAGATGGAACCAGGGGGTGCAGAGGTCGAGCTAGCGACGCTGGGGGCCGGGGCAACCTTCGGTGAAGAGGCGTTGATTTCGGATAACCCCCGTAATGCATCGGTCACCATGCTAACGGATGGCAGATTGCGCCGCCTTGATAAAAAAGACTTTATTGCGCTGTTACGCGAGCCGATGGTGGACTGGATAGCGCTCGACCAAGCATTGGCGATGCTGGGTGATCAGGGTGTTTTTCTCGATGTGCGGGTTGCAGCCGAATTTAAACAAGGGCATCTACCGCAGGCGGTGAATAGCCCCCTGTTTGAGCTGCGGCAAAAGGTAGATGATTTTGATCAGTCGAAGCATTATATCTGTTATTGCAGCACGGGTCGCCGCAGCTCTGCCGCCGCCTTCCTTTTGAAGCAGAGTGGTTTTACGTCCAGTGTGTTAAAAGGTGGCTTGAGTCGCGTACCTGCCTCATTCATTATCCGCTAA